One Phocoena sinus isolate mPhoSin1 chromosome 13, mPhoSin1.pri, whole genome shotgun sequence DNA segment encodes these proteins:
- the LOC116764666 gene encoding retinol dehydrogenase 14 isoform X1, which produces MAVATVAALLAALGGALWLAARRFVGPSVKRLHRGGYSGLMHGKTVLITGANSGLGRATAAELLRLGARVIMGCRDRTRAEEAAVQLRREICQAGGPELGPDSSGAGELVVKELDLASLRSVRSFCQEVLQEEPRLDVLINNAGIFQCPYMKTEDGFEMQFGVNHLGHFLLTNLLLGLLKSSAPSRIVVVTSKLYKYGDINFEDLNSEQNYNKSFCYSRSKLANILFTRELARRLEGTNVTVNVLHPGMVRTNLGRHIHIPLLVKPLFNLVTWAFFKTPLEGAQTSIYLASSPEVEGVSGKYFGDCKEEELLPKAMDESVAGKLWDVSEVMVGILK; this is translated from the exons ATGGCAGTGGCTACGGTGGCGGCGTTGCTGGCCGCACTGGGTGGGGCCCTGTGGCTGGCGGCCCGGAGGTTCGTGGGGCCCAGCGTCAAGCGGCTGCACCGAGGCGGGTATTCCGGCCTCATGCACGGGAAGACAGTGCTGATCACGGGTGCGAACAGCGGCCTGGGCCGCGCCACAGCCGCCGAGCTGCTGCGCTTGGGGGCCCGAGTGATCATGGGCTGCCGGGACCGCACACGCGCCGAGGAGGCGGCGGTTCAGCTCCGCCGTGAGATCTGCCAGGCTGGGGGCCCCGAATTGGGGCCTGACTCCAGCGGGGCCGGCGAGCTCGTCGTCAAGGAGTTGGACCTCGCCTCGTTGCGCTCCGTGCGCTCCTTCTGTCAGGAGGTGCTCCAG GAAGAGCCTAGACTGGATGTTTTGATCAACAATGCAGGCATCTTCCAGTGCCCATATATGAAGACTGAAGATGGGTTTGAGATGCAGTTTGGAGTGAACCATCTGGGGCACTTTCTACTCACCAATCTTCTCCTTGGACTCCTTAAAAGTTCAGCTCCCAGCAGGATTGTGGTAGTTACCTCCAAACTTTATAAATACGGAGACATCAACTTTGAAGACTTGAACAGTgaacaaaactataataaaagCTTCTGTTATAGTCGGAGCAAACTGGCTAACATCCTTTTTACCAGAGAACTAGCCCGCCGCTTAGAAGGCACAAATGTCACTGTCAATGTGTTACACCCTGGCATGGTGCGGACCAACCTGGGGAGGCACATACACATCCCACTGTTAGTCAAACCACTTTTCAATTTGGTGACATGGGCTTTTTTCAAAACTCCGCTAGAAGGTGCCCAGACTTCGATTTATTTAGCCTCTTCCCCTGAGGTAGAAGGTGTGTCAGGAAAGTACTTTGGGGACTGTAAAGAGGAAGAACTATTGCCCAAAGCTATGGATGAATCTGTTGCAGGAAAACTCTGGGATGTCAGTGAAGTAATGGTTGGCATATTAAAATAG
- the LOC116764666 gene encoding retinol dehydrogenase 14 isoform X2 — MAVATVAALLAALGGALWLAARRFVGPSVKRLHRGGYSGLMHGKTVLITGANSGLGRATAAELLRLGARVIMGCRDRTRAEEAAVQLRREICQAGGPELGPDSSGAGELVVKELDLASLRSVRSFCQEEEPRLDVLINNAGIFQCPYMKTEDGFEMQFGVNHLGHFLLTNLLLGLLKSSAPSRIVVVTSKLYKYGDINFEDLNSEQNYNKSFCYSRSKLANILFTRELARRLEGTNVTVNVLHPGMVRTNLGRHIHIPLLVKPLFNLVTWAFFKTPLEGAQTSIYLASSPEVEGVSGKYFGDCKEEELLPKAMDESVAGKLWDVSEVMVGILK, encoded by the exons ATGGCAGTGGCTACGGTGGCGGCGTTGCTGGCCGCACTGGGTGGGGCCCTGTGGCTGGCGGCCCGGAGGTTCGTGGGGCCCAGCGTCAAGCGGCTGCACCGAGGCGGGTATTCCGGCCTCATGCACGGGAAGACAGTGCTGATCACGGGTGCGAACAGCGGCCTGGGCCGCGCCACAGCCGCCGAGCTGCTGCGCTTGGGGGCCCGAGTGATCATGGGCTGCCGGGACCGCACACGCGCCGAGGAGGCGGCGGTTCAGCTCCGCCGTGAGATCTGCCAGGCTGGGGGCCCCGAATTGGGGCCTGACTCCAGCGGGGCCGGCGAGCTCGTCGTCAAGGAGTTGGACCTCGCCTCGTTGCGCTCCGTGCGCTCCTTCTGTCAGGAG GAAGAGCCTAGACTGGATGTTTTGATCAACAATGCAGGCATCTTCCAGTGCCCATATATGAAGACTGAAGATGGGTTTGAGATGCAGTTTGGAGTGAACCATCTGGGGCACTTTCTACTCACCAATCTTCTCCTTGGACTCCTTAAAAGTTCAGCTCCCAGCAGGATTGTGGTAGTTACCTCCAAACTTTATAAATACGGAGACATCAACTTTGAAGACTTGAACAGTgaacaaaactataataaaagCTTCTGTTATAGTCGGAGCAAACTGGCTAACATCCTTTTTACCAGAGAACTAGCCCGCCGCTTAGAAGGCACAAATGTCACTGTCAATGTGTTACACCCTGGCATGGTGCGGACCAACCTGGGGAGGCACATACACATCCCACTGTTAGTCAAACCACTTTTCAATTTGGTGACATGGGCTTTTTTCAAAACTCCGCTAGAAGGTGCCCAGACTTCGATTTATTTAGCCTCTTCCCCTGAGGTAGAAGGTGTGTCAGGAAAGTACTTTGGGGACTGTAAAGAGGAAGAACTATTGCCCAAAGCTATGGATGAATCTGTTGCAGGAAAACTCTGGGATGTCAGTGAAGTAATGGTTGGCATATTAAAATAG